A window of Leptotrichia wadei contains these coding sequences:
- a CDS encoding SPOR domain-containing protein, with translation MSFRLNPFKVMRAVGIVAIVAYGAVLVIGYKKSKVNTTESITKDMKVRNKDFYNSKDYKNNLTLPKQVVENNNETVAKELKQTKPAETVDLQKDSVNSNKQQADKKVADETKKKEEQAKLEAQKLEMQKKAQQKADEQKRQEEAKIAAKQAEIKKQQQIEATRKEQAAAQARADAARQRAKEEAVKKAKEEAAKRARENAKKHQGPKKYIQVASVSTEASARGIAKKLGGNFYYKKTTVNGRTAYVVMSNMTDNPNTLKAMENQAKKVGGGYMIRSVGK, from the coding sequence ATGAGTTTTCGATTAAATCCGTTTAAAGTAATGAGAGCTGTGGGAATTGTTGCAATTGTAGCTTATGGAGCAGTGCTTGTTATAGGATATAAAAAGTCAAAGGTAAATACGACTGAAAGCATTACAAAGGATATGAAAGTACGAAATAAGGATTTTTATAATTCAAAAGATTATAAAAATAATCTAACTTTGCCAAAGCAAGTTGTGGAAAATAACAATGAAACAGTTGCAAAGGAGCTGAAGCAGACTAAGCCAGCAGAAACTGTAGATTTACAAAAGGATTCTGTAAATTCTAACAAACAGCAAGCCGATAAAAAAGTGGCAGATGAAACTAAAAAAAAGGAAGAACAGGCAAAATTAGAAGCTCAAAAATTAGAAATGCAAAAAAAAGCTCAGCAAAAGGCGGATGAACAAAAACGCCAGGAAGAGGCAAAAATTGCAGCTAAACAAGCTGAAATAAAAAAACAGCAGCAAATAGAAGCAACAAGAAAGGAACAAGCAGCAGCACAGGCAAGAGCAGATGCAGCAAGACAACGTGCAAAAGAAGAGGCAGTTAAAAAGGCTAAAGAAGAAGCGGCTAAAAGAGCTAGAGAAAATGCGAAAAAACATCAGGGACCCAAAAAGTACATTCAAGTAGCTTCAGTATCGACAGAAGCTTCAGCAAGAGGAATAGCTAAAAAACTTGGCGGAAATTTTTATTATAAAAAAACAACTGTAAATGGTAGAACAGCTTATGTGGTAATGTCAAATATGACAGACAATCCCAATACATTAAAAGCTATGGAAAATCAAGCTAAAAAAGTAGGCGGAGGATATATGATCCGTTCAGTTGGAAAATAG
- a CDS encoding DHH family phosphoesterase: MNKNYKGNITPKEIIKEIKVAKNIVLTVHINPDGDALGSVLAFYFMIGEYCKKNNIEKDMKIVVDDKLPKYMRHFEDTKLISNYEKFCDEFNKNSQDNKKFDLFISLDCANEERYGRAVEIKKLSKKSINIDHHISNTEHANFNYVEDICSTGELLYQFLEILDIKLTKKIAEYMYLGIINDTGNFRHDNVTEQTFLVCSKLIGAGVNNHKIANIIFEVSEKKVELIGEVYKNKQINETYKFASYYLTQAKIKELGIEKDDTDGTAEMLLRIEGVEISLFVRENTDGSLKGSFRANDKYDVNKIASIFGGGGHIKAAGFRTDLSFEEILEKTYKELGK; the protein is encoded by the coding sequence ATGAATAAAAATTATAAAGGAAATATTACACCGAAAGAAATTATAAAGGAAATAAAAGTTGCTAAAAATATTGTTTTGACAGTACATATTAATCCTGATGGAGATGCACTTGGTTCAGTTTTGGCATTTTATTTTATGATAGGTGAATATTGTAAAAAAAATAATATTGAAAAAGATATGAAAATTGTTGTTGATGACAAGTTACCTAAATATATGCGACATTTTGAGGATACAAAGTTAATTTCTAATTATGAAAAATTTTGTGATGAATTTAATAAAAATTCTCAAGACAATAAAAAATTTGATTTATTTATAAGTTTAGATTGTGCAAACGAAGAAAGATATGGAAGAGCTGTAGAAATAAAAAAATTAAGTAAAAAGTCAATAAATATTGATCATCATATAAGTAATACTGAACATGCTAATTTTAATTATGTGGAGGATATTTGCAGTACAGGAGAGCTTTTATATCAATTTTTAGAAATTTTAGACATCAAATTGACAAAAAAAATTGCTGAGTATATGTATCTTGGAATAATTAATGATACTGGAAATTTTAGACATGATAATGTTACAGAACAGACTTTTCTTGTTTGTTCAAAATTAATTGGAGCAGGTGTGAATAATCATAAAATTGCCAATATTATTTTTGAAGTTAGCGAAAAGAAAGTTGAATTAATTGGTGAAGTTTATAAAAATAAACAAATTAATGAAACTTATAAATTTGCCAGTTATTATTTGACACAGGCAAAAATTAAGGAACTGGGAATTGAAAAAGATGATACAGATGGTACAGCAGAAATGTTATTAAGAATCGAAGGAGTAGAGATTTCACTTTTTGTAAGGGAAAATACAGATGGTTCACTAAAGGGAAGTTTTCGTGCCAATGATAAATATGATGTAAATAAAATAGCCTCGATTTTTGGCGGTGGTGGACATATAAAAGCTGCTGGATTTAGGACAGATTTATCTTTTGAGGAAATTTTAGAAAAAACATATAAGGAATTGGGAAAATAA
- a CDS encoding TetR/AcrR family transcriptional regulator has product MTKKYSKNFIIQQSAKLFYYKGYKNTELTDIFKACEMPNDTFYKFFSSKEELLIDVIKYHTENLINFFNNNVDDLSIQKFHYFFEKYFENIVNNKFHGGSPLGNLALELSDINRNIREELVKSYKKIELRFSFFITTLKYAFPEKYNKIVPETTARILIALLEGTILMLKTEKESFAINDFFVIFDSIFVINENNETKEIKEEIENKSQNQISDIQNNKKNTDSISQNILDNTSKKSNNTDQEIGEIGNFNTEENNYYNDDIYYDVDSESLINVFDNLDSASKTENNNENNKK; this is encoded by the coding sequence ATGACTAAAAAATATAGCAAAAATTTTATAATACAACAAAGTGCAAAACTTTTTTATTATAAAGGTTACAAAAACACGGAACTAACTGACATTTTTAAGGCTTGTGAAATGCCTAATGATACTTTTTATAAATTTTTTTCCAGTAAAGAAGAGCTTCTTATTGATGTTATAAAATATCATACTGAAAATCTTATAAATTTTTTCAACAACAATGTAGATGACTTATCAATCCAAAAATTTCACTATTTTTTTGAAAAATATTTTGAAAATATTGTAAATAACAAATTTCACGGTGGGAGTCCACTTGGAAATCTAGCTTTGGAACTATCTGATATTAATAGAAATATCCGTGAAGAACTTGTAAAATCATACAAAAAAATCGAACTTAGATTTTCATTTTTTATAACAACACTAAAATATGCTTTTCCTGAAAAATACAATAAAATCGTTCCAGAAACTACTGCAAGGATTTTAATTGCTCTATTAGAAGGTACTATTCTTATGTTAAAAACAGAAAAGGAAAGTTTTGCAATTAATGATTTCTTTGTAATTTTCGATTCTATTTTCGTAATAAATGAAAATAATGAAACTAAAGAAATAAAAGAAGAAATAGAAAATAAATCTCAAAATCAAATTTCTGATATTCAGAATAATAAAAAAAATACTGATAGTATTTCCCAAAATATTCTAGATAATACATCAAAAAAATCTAATAATACTGATCAAGAAATTGGAGAAATTGGAAATTTCAACACAGAAGAAAATAATTATTATAACGACGACATTTACTATGATGTCGATTCAGAAAGTTTAATCAATGTTTTTGATAATTTAGATTCTGCTTCAAAAACTGAAAATAATAATGAAAATAACAAAAAATAA
- a CDS encoding MalY/PatB family protein, whose protein sequence is MKYNFDEIIDRKSNHSVKYNELTRKFGVDDVIPLWIADMDFRTAQPVIDALEKKVQHGIFGYVYRPDEYFESFINWQKRRFGWEPRKEFLSFSIGIVPTLGSLIQLFSEKGDKILIQTPVYSEFYDISEDNARVVIENKFIEKNGEYLLDLKDLENKLKEKPKLFIFCNPHNPLGHVWTHEELEAIGNLCIKYKVPVISDEIHADLTLWDNKHIPMASVSEEIRQNTITCTSTGKAFNLAGLQSATIVFNNLEMKAKFDKFWKNLEVHRNNPFNLVATIAAYSDGGEEYVKQLKKYLENNILFLNNFFKEYIPEITPNIPQATYLVWLDCRKLCEKFGFNQENLEKFMLTKAKLGLNEGRVYQKGLVGFMRLNTACPRAILEKALNQLKDAISNENEKLK, encoded by the coding sequence ATGAAATATAATTTTGATGAAATTATCGACAGAAAGAGTAATCATTCTGTAAAATACAATGAACTTACGAGAAAATTTGGAGTGGATGATGTAATTCCGCTTTGGATTGCAGACATGGACTTTAGGACAGCACAGCCAGTAATTGACGCTCTTGAAAAAAAAGTTCAGCATGGAATTTTTGGATACGTGTATCGTCCCGACGAATATTTTGAGTCATTTATAAATTGGCAAAAAAGAAGATTCGGATGGGAGCCAAGAAAGGAATTTCTTAGTTTTAGTATTGGAATTGTACCAACACTTGGATCATTAATACAGCTTTTTTCTGAAAAAGGTGATAAAATTCTAATTCAAACACCTGTTTATTCAGAATTTTATGATATTAGTGAAGATAATGCCAGAGTTGTTATTGAAAATAAATTTATTGAAAAAAATGGAGAATATTTACTTGATTTGAAAGATTTGGAAAATAAATTAAAGGAAAAACCAAAACTATTTATTTTTTGTAATCCTCATAATCCTTTAGGGCATGTGTGGACACATGAAGAATTGGAAGCAATTGGAAATTTATGTATAAAATATAAAGTTCCTGTAATTTCAGATGAAATTCATGCTGATTTAACATTATGGGATAATAAGCACATTCCAATGGCAAGTGTTTCTGAAGAAATTAGACAAAATACAATAACTTGTACTTCAACAGGGAAAGCCTTTAACCTTGCTGGACTTCAAAGTGCGACAATAGTTTTTAATAATTTAGAAATGAAGGCAAAATTTGACAAATTTTGGAAGAATTTGGAAGTTCATAGAAATAATCCATTTAATTTGGTTGCTACAATTGCAGCTTATTCAGATGGCGGAGAAGAATATGTAAAACAATTAAAAAAATATTTAGAAAATAATATTTTATTTTTAAATAATTTCTTTAAAGAATATATTCCAGAGATTACTCCAAATATTCCACAGGCAACATATTTAGTATGGTTAGACTGCAGAAAATTATGTGAAAAATTTGGGTTTAATCAGGAAAATCTGGAAAAATTTATGTTGACAAAGGCAAAATTAGGATTAAATGAAGGGAGAGTATATCAAAAGGGATTGGTAGGATTTATGAGATTAAACACAGCTTGCCCTAGAGCAATTTTAGAAAAAGCATTAAATCAATTAAAAGATGCAATTTCAAATGAAAATGAAAAACTAAAGTAA
- the msrA gene encoding peptide-methionine (S)-S-oxide reductase MsrA produces the protein MANINEIYLAGGCFWGVEKFFKMAPGVIKTSVGYANGQTLDTNYDILKMTDHAETVHITYDADIVSLNQLLNYYFSIIDPTSINRQGLDEGRQYRTGIYYVDKEELNTIRMRVEDEQNRYSREIQVEVRPLKHYILAEEYHQNYLNKNPNGYCHLDLENAVKIFSKK, from the coding sequence ATGGCAAATATTAACGAAATTTATTTGGCTGGAGGTTGTTTCTGGGGTGTAGAAAAGTTCTTTAAAATGGCTCCGGGTGTCATTAAAACGTCAGTTGGTTATGCAAATGGACAGACTCTTGATACTAATTATGATATTTTAAAAATGACTGATCACGCTGAAACTGTGCATATAACGTATGATGCAGATATAGTATCTTTAAATCAGCTTCTCAACTATTATTTCTCAATAATTGACCCAACAAGTATTAATAGACAGGGACTTGATGAGGGTCGCCAATATCGGACTGGAATTTATTATGTGGATAAAGAAGAATTAAATACAATAAGAATGAGGGTAGAAGATGAGCAAAATAGATATTCAAGAGAAATTCAAGTAGAAGTTAGACCATTAAAACATTATATTCTAGCTGAGGAATATCATCAAAATTATTTAAATAAAAATCCTAATGGATATTGTCATCTAGATCTTGAAAATGCAGTAAAAATCTTTTCAAAGAAATAA
- a CDS encoding acyltransferase family protein, which translates to MKKQRIQSLDVLRAVALVLICVYHWFSYKGTYIGVVIFFALSGYLMTGSLLSRNFSIFSVINRRLKKIYPSLLIVILVSTIALYFVNNGLEDKYKYSALFSILGLNNIYQIFSKMSYFDNFGIILPLTHVWALSFLTQMYVFFPILIQGLKKLKLKNNIIGIVLLVIGIASDLMMAYVFYVTSNSPEGADFSRIYYGTDTRAFAFFIPAGIACFYVNREIKNKIEKKIVFILGMLGLASLVFFSFGIDYRNAYNYYGLMFLASILIGFTILLFSKPELQKFSLSKYPKFFDPIIRLGQHQYQYYLWQYPIMIFSREYFKWAKLSNAQQFFFQVIILVTISELCYILLEKNSKKYEKAINYASYPVLAAILAILVYSPVYENKDLEEMKEVQKALETPAVEENKKETPANTASAAAQNSQNEELTIDKLLAALNAPSKSIEAESKIQDEILKKYPNDEREILFIGDSVLHMTKIDLKKKYPNAIIETKVGRQFYELPNMLKNYAQNGKLKKIVVIALGTNGTIFEKDMKSVLQTLQGHNVYFINTVMPDPWQDSVNAEIKKVSSENPNIKVIDWYSYSKGKQEYFYKDGTHPKPHAAKRYVNLLYSVLSKDILNSSNSSNSN; encoded by the coding sequence ATGAAAAAACAAAGAATACAAAGTCTTGATGTATTAAGAGCGGTTGCACTTGTTCTTATTTGCGTCTATCACTGGTTTTCCTACAAGGGAACCTATATTGGAGTTGTTATATTTTTTGCATTAAGTGGGTATTTGATGACAGGCAGTCTGCTTTCAAGAAATTTTTCGATATTCTCTGTAATTAACCGTAGGTTAAAGAAAATTTATCCAAGCCTTCTAATTGTTATTCTAGTCTCAACTATCGCATTATATTTTGTAAATAATGGGCTTGAAGATAAGTATAAATACAGCGCATTGTTTTCAATATTAGGACTAAATAATATTTATCAAATTTTTTCAAAAATGTCCTATTTTGATAACTTTGGAATTATTTTACCGCTTACTCATGTTTGGGCATTATCCTTCTTGACTCAAATGTATGTATTTTTTCCTATTTTAATTCAAGGATTGAAAAAACTTAAATTGAAAAATAATATAATTGGTATTGTTCTTTTGGTAATTGGGATAGCTTCAGATTTAATGATGGCTTACGTATTTTATGTAACTTCAAATTCTCCAGAAGGAGCAGATTTTTCAAGAATATATTATGGAACCGACACTCGTGCATTTGCATTTTTTATTCCAGCTGGAATAGCTTGTTTTTATGTAAATAGGGAAATTAAAAATAAAATTGAGAAAAAAATTGTATTTATTTTAGGAATGCTTGGTTTAGCATCTCTTGTTTTCTTTTCATTTGGAATAGATTACAGAAATGCCTATAACTATTACGGATTGATGTTTTTAGCCAGTATTTTAATTGGATTTACAATCCTACTATTTTCAAAGCCAGAATTACAAAAATTCAGTCTTTCAAAATATCCAAAATTTTTTGATCCAATTATAAGATTAGGACAGCATCAATATCAGTACTATTTATGGCAATATCCCATTATGATATTTTCACGTGAATATTTTAAATGGGCAAAACTTTCAAATGCACAGCAATTTTTCTTTCAAGTTATTATTTTAGTTACAATTTCAGAACTATGTTATATTTTGCTTGAAAAAAATAGCAAGAAATATGAGAAAGCTATAAATTATGCGAGCTATCCAGTTTTAGCCGCTATTCTTGCAATTTTAGTATATTCTCCAGTTTATGAAAATAAAGATCTGGAAGAAATGAAGGAAGTGCAAAAAGCTTTGGAGACTCCAGCCGTGGAAGAAAATAAAAAGGAAACTCCAGCAAATACTGCTTCTGCAGCAGCACAAAATTCCCAAAATGAAGAACTGACAATAGATAAATTGCTAGCAGCTTTAAATGCACCTTCAAAAAGTATTGAAGCGGAATCTAAAATTCAAGATGAAATTTTGAAAAAATATCCAAACGATGAAAGGGAAATATTGTTTATTGGAGATTCGGTACTTCATATGACAAAAATTGATTTGAAGAAAAAATATCCAAATGCCATTATAGAGACAAAAGTCGGTCGTCAATTTTACGAATTGCCAAATATGTTAAAAAATTATGCTCAAAATGGAAAATTGAAAAAAATAGTAGTTATCGCTCTTGGTACAAATGGTACGATTTTTGAAAAAGATATGAAATCCGTTTTACAAACATTGCAGGGACATAATGTTTACTTTATAAATACAGTTATGCCCGATCCTTGGCAAGATAGTGTTAATGCTGAAATAAAAAAAGTAAGTTCTGAAAACCCAAATATAAAAGTAATTGACTGGTATTCATATTCAAAAGGTAAACAAGAATATTTCTACAAGGATGGAACACATCCAAAGCCTCATGCAGCCAAAAGATATGTAAATCTTTTATATTCTGTTTTAAGTAAGGATATTTTAAATTCTAGTAATTCAAGTAATAGTAATTAA
- a CDS encoding SGNH/GDSL hydrolase family protein: MKKILFMLVVVLFSSGIIVASEVPENIVFVGDSIMDSSKQYIAPNFKNPYFDTKISRQFSTLPGIVTKLVENGKLKTTLVVHLGTNGKFTDKDFDYVMKMADGKDVFFMNTAHKDPWEQEVNRKLKEKVAQYPNAYLIDWYSYAKGKNQYFYKDRTHPNDKGQRYYADFLTNEIKKHYLEENKEDENREIKKNDILKNNSLNSQNNNRNSEKTIDLRNMIKNVK; encoded by the coding sequence ATGAAAAAGATTTTATTTATGCTAGTTGTAGTACTTTTTAGTTCTGGAATTATTGTTGCTAGTGAAGTGCCAGAAAATATTGTTTTTGTAGGAGATTCAATAATGGATAGCAGTAAGCAGTATATTGCTCCTAATTTTAAAAACCCATATTTTGATACAAAAATTTCACGTCAATTTTCAACACTTCCAGGAATTGTTACAAAACTAGTTGAAAATGGAAAATTAAAAACTACATTAGTTGTTCACCTTGGAACAAATGGAAAATTTACAGATAAAGATTTTGATTATGTTATGAAAATGGCAGATGGTAAAGATGTATTCTTTATGAATACTGCACATAAAGATCCATGGGAACAGGAAGTAAACAGAAAACTTAAGGAAAAAGTTGCTCAATATCCAAATGCTTATCTTATAGATTGGTATTCTTATGCAAAAGGTAAAAATCAATATTTTTACAAGGACAGAACTCATCCAAATGATAAAGGACAAAGATATTATGCAGACTTTTTAACAAATGAAATTAAAAAACATTATCTTGAAGAAAATAAAGAAGATGAAAATAGAGAAATTAAAAAAAATGATATTTTAAAAAATAATTCTTTGAATTCACAAAATAATAATAGAAATAGTGAAAAAACAATAGATTTAAGAAATATGATAAAAAATGTAAAATAA
- the glgP gene encoding glycogen/starch/alpha-glucan family phosphorylase translates to MSYKFTDFLNKKSEKQLSKMTNQEIYYKLLEYVKERADEKTKNESKKKIYYISAEFLIGKLLSNNLINLGIYKEVRDELKAAGKNLSHVEEVETEPSLGNGGLGRLASCFIDSMSTLGINGEGVGLNYHCGLFKQIFKNNEQKAEANYWIENESWLRDTNIGYDVKFKNFTLHSKLKRIDILGYERDTKNYLNLFDIESVDYNLIKDGISFDEENIKKNLTLFLYPDDSTKKGELLRIYQQYFMVSNAARLIIAEATEKGSNIHDLADYAFVQINDTHPSMVIPELIRIMTEEHNISFDEAVEIVTKMTGYTNHTILAEALEKWPLDYLEEVVPNIVEIIKKLDKIIKAKYSNKKVQIIDEQNRVHMAHMDIHFSSSVNGVAYLHTEILKNSELKDFYEIYPEKFNNKTNGITFRRWLESCNEDLADYFKELIGTGYLKDAEKLKDLLKFVDDKNVYERLEQIKHGNKIKLKKYLKHTQGIIIDENSIIDTQIKRFHEYKRQQMNALYVIKKYLDIKNGKLPETKITVLFGGKAAPAYIIAQDIIHLILCLSEIINNDPEVNKYLNVYLVENYNVGLAEKIIPATDISEQISLASKEASGTGNMKFMLNGALTLGTMDGANVEIHDLVGDENIYIFGKQSDEIIKLYETSGYVSKDYYKQEEIKEVVDFITSDKLIKVGNKERLERLKNELINKDWFMTLIDFVDYYNTKEKMFKDYENKDLWYKKVINNIAKAGFFSSDRTIAQYENEIWKTK, encoded by the coding sequence GTGAGCTATAAATTTACAGATTTTTTAAATAAAAAAAGTGAAAAGCAATTAAGCAAAATGACAAATCAAGAAATTTACTATAAATTGCTTGAATATGTTAAGGAAAGAGCAGATGAAAAAACTAAAAATGAATCTAAAAAGAAAATATACTATATTTCTGCAGAATTTCTAATTGGAAAATTATTATCAAACAACTTGATTAACTTAGGAATTTATAAAGAAGTCAGAGATGAATTAAAGGCTGCTGGGAAAAATTTAAGCCACGTGGAAGAAGTTGAAACAGAACCTTCATTGGGAAATGGTGGACTTGGAAGACTTGCTTCATGCTTTATTGATTCAATGTCAACTTTAGGAATCAACGGAGAAGGAGTTGGACTTAACTACCACTGCGGATTATTTAAACAAATTTTCAAAAATAATGAGCAAAAAGCTGAAGCAAACTATTGGATTGAAAATGAAAGCTGGTTAAGAGATACAAATATTGGATATGATGTTAAATTCAAAAACTTTACTTTACATTCAAAATTAAAAAGAATTGATATTTTAGGATATGAAAGAGATACAAAAAATTATTTAAATTTATTTGACATTGAAAGTGTTGACTATAATTTAATAAAAGATGGTATTTCATTTGATGAAGAAAATATTAAAAAAAATCTGACATTATTTTTATATCCTGATGATAGTACAAAAAAAGGAGAATTATTACGTATTTATCAACAATACTTTATGGTATCAAATGCAGCAAGATTGATTATTGCTGAAGCAACTGAAAAAGGAAGCAATATTCATGATTTAGCAGATTATGCTTTTGTTCAAATTAACGATACACATCCAAGTATGGTAATTCCTGAATTAATTCGTATCATGACTGAAGAACATAATATTTCTTTTGATGAAGCAGTGGAAATTGTAACAAAAATGACTGGATACACAAATCATACAATTTTGGCGGAAGCATTGGAAAAATGGCCTTTAGACTACTTGGAAGAAGTTGTACCAAATATTGTTGAAATTATAAAAAAATTAGATAAAATTATAAAAGCTAAATATTCAAATAAAAAGGTACAAATTATAGATGAGCAAAATAGAGTTCATATGGCACACATGGATATTCATTTTTCTTCAAGTGTAAATGGAGTTGCTTATTTGCATACTGAAATTTTGAAAAATAGTGAACTTAAAGATTTCTATGAAATTTATCCTGAAAAATTCAATAATAAAACAAATGGAATTACATTTAGAAGATGGCTTGAAAGCTGTAATGAAGATTTAGCAGATTACTTTAAAGAATTAATTGGTACAGGATATTTAAAAGATGCTGAAAAATTAAAAGATCTTTTAAAATTTGTAGATGATAAAAATGTGTATGAAAGATTGGAACAAATTAAACATGGAAATAAAATTAAATTAAAAAAATATTTAAAACATACACAAGGAATCATTATAGACGAAAACAGTATTATTGATACCCAAATTAAGAGATTCCATGAATATAAACGCCAACAAATGAACGCTTTATACGTAATCAAAAAATATTTAGATATTAAAAATGGAAAATTACCAGAAACAAAAATAACAGTATTATTTGGAGGAAAGGCTGCACCAGCCTACATCATTGCCCAAGACATCATCCACTTAATACTTTGTCTATCAGAAATTATAAACAACGATCCAGAAGTGAACAAATACTTAAATGTTTACCTAGTTGAAAACTATAATGTAGGATTAGCTGAAAAAATCATCCCAGCAACTGATATTTCTGAACAAATCTCACTTGCCTCAAAAGAAGCAAGTGGAACTGGAAATATGAAATTTATGCTAAACGGTGCATTGACACTTGGAACAATGGATGGAGCAAACGTAGAAATTCATGACCTTGTAGGTGATGAAAATATTTATATTTTTGGAAAACAAAGTGATGAAATAATAAAATTATATGAAACTTCAGGTTATGTTTCAAAAGATTATTACAAACAAGAAGAAATTAAAGAAGTAGTTGATTTCATAACTTCAGATAAATTAATCAAAGTTGGAAATAAAGAAAGATTGGAAAGACTTAAAAATGAATTAATAAATAAAGACTGGTTTATGACTTTAATTGATTTTGTAGATTACTACAACACAAAAGAAAAAATGTTTAAAGATTATGAAAACAAAGACTTATGGTATAAAAAAGTAATAAATAATATAGCAAAAGCTGGTTTCTTCTCATCAGATAGAACAATTGCACAATATGAAAATGAAATCTGGAAAACTAAATAA
- a CDS encoding DUF6683 family protein, with protein MKTKFMKKIFLLSVLTLGFGISGQAYADYSDAFKNGIMQELLNITSSSQNNSYGKSSLTFTQDGSTDGLETLVASYPKSQHKEVRASLKQLYEAFPQVARSVGIPTNDLSSAVAAVIAGAYMAYNNISLNDDYVKPMANQFKAHLENSRFFDGMSNREKKSMYDQMVMVGMTLAVGQSLNQSNPNSQTTAQLREAGKQILETILKVDASRVRITSQGISY; from the coding sequence ATGAAAACAAAATTTATGAAAAAAATATTTCTTTTAAGTGTTTTAACACTAGGATTTGGAATTTCAGGACAGGCTTATGCTGATTACAGCGATGCATTTAAAAATGGGATTATGCAGGAACTTCTGAATATAACTTCGTCTTCACAAAATAATTCCTATGGAAAATCATCGCTCACTTTCACACAGGACGGAAGTACTGATGGACTGGAAACATTAGTTGCAAGTTATCCGAAAAGTCAACATAAAGAAGTAAGGGCATCATTAAAACAGCTGTATGAGGCTTTTCCACAGGTAGCACGTTCTGTAGGAATACCGACAAATGATTTGTCTTCAGCAGTAGCGGCCGTAATAGCAGGAGCATACATGGCATATAACAATATAAGTCTTAATGACGACTATGTGAAACCTATGGCAAATCAGTTCAAAGCTCATCTTGAAAATAGCAGATTCTTTGATGGAATGAGCAATAGAGAGAAAAAAAGCATGTATGACCAGATGGTTATGGTAGGAATGACTTTGGCTGTGGGACAGTCATTAAATCAGAGTAATCCAAACTCACAGACTACCGCTCAATTAAGGGAAGCAGGAAAACAGATACTTGAAACTATTTTAAAAGTGGATGCCAGTAGAGTCCGTATAACATCGCAAGGAATATCTTATTAA
- a CDS encoding TraX family protein codes for MNKKDIFSKGLDSFTLHILAMTFMVADHLWNIFFLNQIWLNVLGRLAFPIFAFMLVEGFYRTKNIKKYLTRIFIFAAISEIPFNLFASLALRGEIMVFYPYNNVLWTFGIALCGMNLLEKVDKSENLNKIIKFFAKAVISIIIAIIAHFARSDYLEYGIITILIFYFFREKNYRNIIFQTLLMVLLNIFIMPGLEFPFNFFGNEIFIKTQIFAIFSLPIIWLYNGKQGIHNKFTKYMFYFFYPLHLLMIVAIYVSFMIYLISLIGKNYGN; via the coding sequence ATGAATAAAAAAGATATATTTTCTAAAGGGTTAGATTCCTTTACCCTGCATATTCTGGCAATGACATTTATGGTGGCAGATCATCTGTGGAATATCTTTTTTCTCAATCAGATATGGTTAAATGTGCTTGGAAGACTTGCATTTCCAATTTTTGCCTTTATGCTCGTAGAAGGATTTTACAGGACAAAAAACATAAAAAAGTATTTAACTCGTATCTTTATTTTTGCGGCTATTTCAGAAATTCCGTTCAATCTTTTTGCAAGTCTGGCATTAAGAGGAGAAATAATGGTATTTTATCCATACAACAATGTATTATGGACTTTCGGAATTGCTCTATGCGGAATGAATTTACTGGAAAAAGTAGATAAATCAGAAAATCTGAATAAAATAATAAAATTTTTTGCAAAAGCTGTTATAAGTATTATCATTGCTATAATTGCACATTTTGCAAGAAGTGATTATTTGGAATATGGAATTATAACTATTTTGATATTTTATTTTTTCAGGGAAAAAAATTATAGAAATATAATATTTCAGACTTTATTAATGGTGCTTCTAAACATATTTATTATGCCTGGACTTGAATTTCCGTTTAACTTTTTTGGAAATGAAATATTTATAAAAACACAGATATTTGCAATATTTTCACTGCCGATAATATGGCTTTATAATGGGAAACAAGGTATTCATAACAAATTTACAAAATATATGTTTTATTTCTTTTATCCATTGCATCTTTTAATGATAGTGGCGATTTATGTTTCTTTTATGATTTATCTGATTTCTTTGATAGGTAAGAATTATGGAAATTAA